In a single window of the Neosynechococcus sphagnicola sy1 genome:
- a CDS encoding DegT/DnrJ/EryC1/StrS family aminotransferase, with protein MTDAAALNPELSRFTIGFDPRDRDRLHQMWDEIFNANRWSEGAFTHQFEQLWQQWNGLPSVAFSSWAGAAMACLDYLDIRDKTVLCPANTFMATPLSVVKAGGKVQFVDCNRHDLCMSYEDFVAKAEQYKPAAAWLVHIGGHLAFEVEKIAEYCRAHQIWLLEDCAHAHGAEWNGQKPGSWGDAGVYSFYATKTISTGEGGMLVTRHPELAAYAQKYRNYGKFDHVIEGLNYRLSEFTAAIGCVQTERMPEIVAWKQAYASQLDRLYPQHLQLPAGMKSGYYKYIVFEPIERSTGKVYDQPCHRIMGHAVDLPNTDWVAENHWCVPIYYHGGSYTAQGQPLPPGA; from the coding sequence GTGACTGATGCCGCTGCCCTCAATCCAGAACTCTCTCGTTTTACTATCGGCTTTGATCCCCGCGATCGCGATCGCCTGCATCAAATGTGGGACGAGATTTTCAACGCCAATCGCTGGAGTGAAGGAGCCTTTACCCACCAATTTGAGCAGCTGTGGCAGCAATGGAATGGGTTACCCTCCGTAGCATTTTCCAGTTGGGCGGGGGCGGCCATGGCCTGTTTGGACTATCTAGATATTCGAGACAAAACGGTACTCTGCCCCGCCAATACCTTCATGGCCACACCGCTGTCGGTGGTGAAAGCCGGAGGCAAAGTGCAGTTTGTAGATTGTAACCGCCACGACCTGTGTATGTCCTACGAGGATTTTGTCGCCAAGGCAGAACAGTACAAACCAGCTGCTGCTTGGTTGGTGCATATCGGTGGCCACCTTGCCTTTGAGGTGGAGAAAATTGCCGAGTACTGCCGTGCGCATCAAATCTGGTTGTTAGAAGACTGTGCCCATGCCCACGGGGCGGAGTGGAACGGGCAAAAACCGGGATCCTGGGGCGATGCCGGGGTCTACTCTTTCTATGCCACCAAAACCATCTCCACCGGAGAAGGGGGGATGTTGGTCACCCGCCATCCTGAGTTAGCAGCCTATGCCCAAAAATACCGGAACTATGGCAAGTTTGACCATGTCATTGAGGGCTTGAACTATCGCCTCAGTGAGTTCACCGCCGCGATCGGCTGTGTTCAAACCGAGCGGATGCCCGAAATCGTGGCTTGGAAGCAGGCCTACGCCAGCCAGCTGGATCGCCTTTATCCCCAGCACCTCCAACTTCCCGCTGGTATGAAATCCGGTTATTACAAATACATTGTTTTTGAGCCCATTGAACGCTCGACGGGTAAGGTATATGATCAGCCCTGCCATCGGATTATGGGGCATGCTGTAGATCTGCCCAACACCGATTGGGTGGCTGAGAACCATTGGTGCGTTCCTATTTACTACCACGGGGGAAGCTACACAGCCCAAGGGCAACCCCTGCCCCCTGGGGCGTAA
- a CDS encoding NAD-dependent epimerase/dehydratase family protein gives MHVLVTGGAGFIGSHLIEHLLAQGDQITVVDDCRTGNPHHLPQDPRLQWLDKDIVDCDPREFTPPIHGLVHLAATASVMSSWTQPLSCHHNNLSASLAVLQLCQALQIPRLVFASSAAVYGNPLQVPIPESHPIQPISPYGYHKYWSEQYAVLFAPQFNLSCVALRLFNVFGPRQSADSAYSGVISIFAQAMQQDLPITIYGDGSQSRDFVCVKDVAIAFRQALLTDLPVGNCQVINIGTGRQASLGEVVALLQTQFPQWSKSIDYAPPRRRGIFTSPRQISLEPQLFWAISPNGHWNLDSSCS, from the coding sequence ATGCATGTCTTAGTCACGGGCGGAGCGGGTTTTATTGGCTCCCATCTCATTGAGCACCTCCTCGCTCAGGGGGATCAAATCACAGTCGTTGATGATTGCCGCACCGGGAATCCCCACCATCTCCCCCAGGACCCAAGGTTGCAATGGCTGGACAAGGATATTGTGGACTGCGATCCGAGGGAGTTCACCCCCCCGATTCATGGTCTGGTGCATTTAGCCGCCACCGCATCGGTGATGTCCTCTTGGACACAGCCCCTGTCGTGCCATCACAACAATCTCTCTGCCAGCCTCGCTGTCCTCCAACTTTGTCAAGCCCTCCAGATTCCCCGGTTGGTGTTTGCCAGTTCCGCAGCGGTCTATGGCAATCCCCTCCAGGTGCCAATCCCCGAATCCCATCCCATCCAACCGATCTCCCCCTACGGCTACCACAAGTACTGGAGTGAGCAGTACGCTGTCCTGTTTGCCCCCCAATTCAACCTCTCTTGTGTAGCGCTGCGGTTGTTTAATGTCTTTGGCCCCCGCCAGAGTGCCGATTCTGCCTATTCGGGAGTCATCTCCATCTTTGCCCAAGCCATGCAGCAGGACTTGCCGATTACCATCTATGGCGATGGTAGCCAAAGCCGAGATTTTGTCTGCGTCAAGGATGTGGCGATCGCCTTTCGGCAAGCCCTGCTCACTGATTTACCCGTTGGCAATTGCCAGGTGATCAACATTGGCACCGGGCGACAGGCCTCCCTGGGAGAGGTAGTGGCGCTGCTCCAAACTCAATTTCCCCAGTGGTCGAAGTCCATTGACTATGCTCCCCCCCGGAGACGGGGGATATTCACCAGTCCCAGGCAGATATCTCTCGAGCCTCAGCTGTTTTGGGCTATCAGCCCCAATGGTCACTGGAATCTGGACTCAAGCTGTTCGTGA
- a CDS encoding polysaccharide ABC transporter ATP-binding protein: protein MTTPVIRVENLGKRYRIGTAQKQSQNLQTLLINWVGSPLRYLKQTLSEPTPEELIWALKEVSFEVQQGEIVGIIGRNGAGKSTLLKILSRITEPTVGYAEMRGQVASLLEVGTGFHPELTGRENVYLNGTIMGMKRWEIDRKFDEIVDFAGIEKFIDTPVKRYSSGMYVRLAFAVAAHLEPEILIVDEVLAVGDAEFQRKCLGKMQDVTTQGRTVLFVSHNMAAVRSLCGRSLLLERGQVAWDGETNEALGQYLDRQVVMNGVAKGEALQEKARSHLFQGKVFFQCHEIALLNQAGESCTCFRSDEDIIVSIIFECFQAAPTFQMLVKLVDHENTVLLQSEFDDIIEQPAILQPGIYHSQCILPQHSFGERRFYLSVSLFCQNIQHLSFRQVLYFDVEFSGYRDKFSSFSKDAYFRPQLNWHTDRCSSWQPDQPCMS from the coding sequence ATGACTACCCCCGTCATCCGTGTCGAAAATCTAGGCAAACGCTATCGTATTGGGACGGCTCAAAAACAATCCCAAAATCTGCAAACATTGCTGATCAATTGGGTTGGCTCTCCCCTGCGATATCTGAAACAAACCCTGAGTGAACCGACCCCAGAGGAACTCATTTGGGCGTTAAAAGAGGTTTCCTTTGAAGTGCAGCAGGGTGAAATTGTTGGCATTATTGGTCGCAATGGAGCCGGAAAGTCTACCCTGTTAAAAATCTTGTCAAGAATCACAGAGCCGACGGTTGGCTATGCCGAAATGCGCGGTCAGGTAGCCTCACTTCTGGAAGTGGGAACTGGGTTTCACCCGGAATTAACGGGGCGGGAGAACGTCTACCTCAATGGCACAATTATGGGGATGAAACGGTGGGAAATTGACCGAAAATTTGATGAAATTGTCGATTTTGCTGGGATCGAAAAGTTTATTGATACCCCCGTAAAACGTTACTCCTCGGGGATGTATGTGCGCTTAGCCTTCGCGGTGGCCGCCCATTTAGAACCTGAAATTTTGATTGTGGACGAAGTGTTGGCCGTAGGGGATGCGGAGTTTCAGCGCAAGTGTCTGGGGAAAATGCAGGATGTCACCACCCAGGGCCGCACAGTTTTGTTTGTCAGCCACAATATGGCTGCGGTGCGCAGTCTCTGTGGGCGATCGCTCCTACTGGAACGGGGACAGGTAGCCTGGGATGGCGAGACCAACGAAGCCCTCGGTCAATATCTAGACCGCCAGGTGGTGATGAACGGAGTTGCGAAGGGGGAAGCGCTACAGGAGAAAGCGCGCAGCCATTTATTCCAGGGGAAAGTTTTTTTTCAGTGTCATGAAATTGCCTTGTTAAATCAGGCTGGGGAATCCTGTACCTGCTTTCGCTCCGATGAAGATATTATTGTGTCCATCATCTTTGAATGTTTCCAGGCAGCACCCACTTTTCAAATGCTGGTAAAGCTGGTTGATCACGAGAATACAGTCTTGCTACAGAGTGAGTTCGATGACATCATCGAGCAACCAGCAATTCTTCAACCCGGCATTTATCATTCACAATGCATCTTGCCCCAGCACTCCTTTGGGGAGCGACGATTTTATCTGTCTGTGAGCCTGTTTTGTCAGAATATCCAACATCTCAGCTTTCGCCAGGTTCTCTATTTTGATGTGGAGTTTTCTGGCTATCGAGATAAGTTTTCCAGCTTTAGTAAGGATGCCTATTTTCGGCCCCAATTAAACTGGCACACCGATCGCTGTTCCTCGTGGCAACCCGATCAACCATGCATGTCTTAG
- a CDS encoding ABC transporter permease: MRIEPSRGWGSLHLAELWDYRDLIYMLLWRQIQGNYRQMALGPLWIVINPLITMLLYTLIFGVVANLPSDGLPYPIFIYTALLPWNFFSEGASGASRSLVNQQGLISKVYFPRLVVPIVGVLSGLVNFFASMIILIGLMAIFRIAPTARVLTLPLFLLLATATALSVGLWFAALIVRFRDVSTFLGYLLQGWMYATPVVYSIQVIPEQWHFLYRLNPMVGVIEGFRWALLGTKAPPLVALILPVSFVGVSLISGAYYFRHTERNIIDIV, translated from the coding sequence TTGCGGATTGAGCCATCCCGAGGCTGGGGGTCGCTGCACTTAGCAGAATTATGGGACTATCGGGATTTGATCTATATGTTGCTCTGGCGGCAGATTCAGGGTAATTATCGTCAGATGGCTCTTGGCCCTCTGTGGATCGTGATCAATCCCCTGATCACCATGTTGCTCTACACCCTGATCTTTGGCGTGGTGGCCAATTTGCCCTCCGATGGCCTGCCCTATCCGATCTTTATTTACACCGCTCTGTTGCCGTGGAATTTCTTCTCAGAAGGAGCCAGTGGCGCTTCTAGAAGTTTGGTGAATCAGCAAGGCTTAATTTCTAAGGTCTATTTCCCCCGATTGGTGGTGCCGATTGTCGGGGTGCTGTCGGGTCTGGTGAATTTCTTTGCCTCGATGATCATTTTGATCGGGCTGATGGCGATCTTTCGCATTGCCCCCACGGCTAGGGTGCTGACCTTGCCCCTGTTTTTGCTGCTGGCGACGGCAACGGCCCTCAGTGTCGGGCTGTGGTTTGCGGCTTTGATTGTCCGCTTTCGCGATGTCAGTACGTTTTTGGGATACCTGTTGCAGGGATGGATGTATGCCACGCCTGTGGTCTACTCCATCCAGGTGATTCCAGAGCAATGGCACTTCCTCTACCGCCTCAACCCCATGGTGGGGGTGATTGAGGGCTTTCGCTGGGCCTTGTTGGGGACCAAGGCTCCTCCGCTAGTCGCCCTGATCCTGCCTGTGAGTTTTGTGGGGGTGTCCCTGATCTCTGGGGCTTATTACTTCCGGCATACGGAGCGCAATATTATTGACATCGTATGA
- a CDS encoding IctB family putative bicarbonate transporter encodes MDAEPKIFMNSLWQTLTLATIPLHQWRRTSYLYHLVGLLQRWRRSSWLMQWGDELGFCLLALVFGLAPFVPNALIGLLLFACGGYWALLTLSDETESPTIANRNGLTPIHLLILLYWGIATVATAVSPVKMAAFAGWSKLTLYLTAFALMARILRSPRWRSYLITVYLHISLIVSVYGIRQWIFGANALATWVDPESPLAKTTRVYSFLGNPNLLAGYLLPAIALSVAAIFAWRGWMPKLLAGVMAGINTACLVLTFSRGGWIGLVISMFVLFVLLMYWWSIRWPQPWRSLAIPTLLGGLAVFVFLAVMLVDPLRDRVFSIFAGRGDSSNNFRLNVWAAVIEMIRDRPILGIGPGNTAFNKIYPLFQRPRFNALSAYCILLEISVETGFVGLCAFLWLLTVIFNQGWVQLQRLRQLGSREGFWLMAAIATMAGMLGHGLVDTVWYRPEVSTLWWLMVAIIASYYTVPPRPESLAMPAALAS; translated from the coding sequence ATGGACGCAGAGCCGAAAATTTTCATGAACTCCCTGTGGCAAACCCTAACCCTGGCAACCATACCGCTCCATCAGTGGCGTCGTACCAGTTATTTGTATCATCTGGTTGGTTTGTTGCAGCGCTGGCGTCGCAGTAGTTGGTTGATGCAGTGGGGGGATGAGCTAGGGTTTTGCTTGCTGGCGCTGGTTTTTGGGCTGGCTCCCTTCGTCCCCAATGCCCTGATTGGGCTGCTTTTATTTGCCTGTGGGGGCTACTGGGCGTTGTTAACCCTGTCCGATGAGACGGAGTCCCCAACCATTGCTAACCGCAATGGATTGACGCCGATTCACCTGCTGATCTTGCTCTACTGGGGGATCGCAACCGTGGCAACGGCTGTCTCACCGGTGAAAATGGCTGCCTTTGCGGGTTGGTCAAAGTTAACCCTGTATCTGACGGCCTTTGCCCTGATGGCGCGGATATTGCGATCGCCCCGCTGGCGTTCTTACCTGATCACGGTCTACTTGCACATCTCGCTGATCGTCAGCGTCTACGGTATCCGCCAGTGGATTTTTGGAGCCAATGCCCTGGCAACTTGGGTCGATCCGGAATCTCCCTTAGCGAAAACAACTCGGGTCTATAGTTTTTTGGGGAACCCGAATTTACTGGCGGGGTATCTCTTACCTGCGATCGCTCTCAGTGTGGCGGCAATTTTTGCCTGGCGCGGATGGATGCCAAAGCTGCTGGCAGGGGTGATGGCCGGGATCAATACCGCCTGTCTGGTGCTGACCTTCAGCCGGGGGGGGTGGATTGGCCTCGTGATCTCCATGTTTGTGCTCTTTGTGCTGCTGATGTATTGGTGGAGCATTCGCTGGCCGCAGCCCTGGCGATCGCTGGCCATTCCCACCCTGCTGGGCGGACTGGCCGTGTTTGTGTTCTTGGCCGTGATGCTGGTCGATCCCCTGCGCGATCGCGTCTTCAGCATCTTTGCCGGACGGGGTGACAGCAGCAATAACTTTCGGCTCAATGTCTGGGCAGCGGTGATTGAAATGATCCGCGATCGCCCGATTTTAGGAATTGGCCCTGGGAATACGGCCTTTAATAAAATCTATCCGCTGTTTCAACGCCCCCGGTTTAATGCCCTCAGTGCCTACTGCATTTTGCTAGAAATCTCTGTCGAAACCGGGTTTGTGGGTCTCTGTGCCTTTCTGTGGTTGTTGACGGTAATCTTTAACCAGGGGTGGGTGCAACTGCAACGCTTGCGCCAATTGGGAAGTCGTGAGGGCTTTTGGTTAATGGCGGCGATCGCCACCATGGCCGGGATGCTGGGTCATGGCCTTGTGGATACGGTCTGGTATCGCCCGGAAGTCAGCACCCTCTGGTGGTTGATGGTGGCGATCATTGCCAGCTACTACACCGTACCCCCCCGACCCGAGTCGCTGGCGATGCCAGCTGCGTTGGCAAGCTAG
- a CDS encoding molybdenum cofactor guanylyltransferase has product MVQLQALILAGGQSSRMGEDKALLPIQGQPLLQRICQVALQCTSEVAVITPWPNRYHAILPPTCEVILETPLVATFSPQGPLVALAQGLVHLQRCQSPADWVLLLACDLPNLSAAALQAWAATLATTSPPAIACLPRQYQRWEPLCGFYRPHCLPNLQAFITQGGRSFQRWLAQQPVEALPWGDDQSPLSEHRRLLFNCNTPEDWQLIQSVDLT; this is encoded by the coding sequence ATGGTTCAACTCCAGGCTCTGATTCTAGCGGGGGGGCAAAGTTCCCGCATGGGCGAAGATAAAGCCTTGCTCCCCATCCAGGGGCAACCTTTACTCCAGCGCATTTGCCAGGTCGCCCTCCAATGTACCTCGGAAGTGGCGGTGATCACCCCTTGGCCGAATCGCTATCATGCCATTCTGCCGCCAACCTGTGAAGTCATTCTCGAAACGCCGCTGGTTGCAACCTTCTCTCCCCAGGGGCCGCTGGTCGCCTTGGCTCAAGGACTGGTGCATCTCCAGCGCTGCCAAAGCCCTGCCGATTGGGTGTTGCTCCTGGCCTGTGATTTGCCCAATTTGTCTGCTGCGGCGCTACAGGCATGGGCAGCAACACTGGCAACCACTTCCCCTCCAGCGATCGCCTGTCTACCGAGACAGTACCAGCGCTGGGAACCCCTGTGTGGCTTCTACCGCCCCCACTGCCTCCCGAATTTACAAGCGTTTATTACCCAGGGGGGACGCTCCTTTCAGCGCTGGCTGGCACAGCAACCTGTGGAGGCATTACCCTGGGGTGATGATCAAAGTCCGCTCTCCGAGCATCGCCGCCTCTTATTTAACTGCAACACCCCCGAAGACTGGCAGTTGATCCAGTCCGTAGACCTGACTTGA
- a CDS encoding ATP-binding protein encodes MSLYELALTAVLPPTPLQLSPATLRSLTNGLIDLLVNENLAATLWVKLPKGEVWQADLQRYCARQDIPQTVYLFHQDRDQAITTLQGIGAREAHCYGIVLPNDSLLKREYFLLVRSPQFSAFVIAHRPRSMQSPKPEEPFSLSPETGEDGERKQPLLVVSSLNPQTVQQILDHFQQRLLALSPLPTVITARGDTIPIEVLLGGQSSPTTDFVGTTAVLDHLWATQIKRQEEVWHRAATYRRQAEAAETLHLQNESLLSAIRLKDEFLNNVGQELRTPLTNMKTALTLLSSSHLKPAQRQRYTELLQQECDRQSSLITSLLDLVQLHQVSDLTTLQPLNLIDIVPGVVSTYQPLAQEKGIMLAYTIPPNLPTVACLSPWLKQIVINLLHNCIKFTEKEGQVWVQAKQQGDYIQLEFRDSGIGIPGAEIPKIFDRFYRVRQPNGEERAGSGLGLTIVQQILWRCGGSVSVKSKLGEGSTFNVLLPIYHPVGLE; translated from the coding sequence ATGTCTCTCTATGAGCTTGCCCTTACGGCTGTTCTGCCCCCGACTCCCCTCCAACTCAGTCCGGCCACTCTTAGATCCCTGACCAATGGGCTGATTGATCTGTTGGTGAACGAAAATTTAGCCGCCACTCTGTGGGTAAAGCTCCCCAAGGGAGAGGTCTGGCAGGCAGATCTCCAACGCTATTGTGCACGGCAAGATATTCCCCAAACCGTCTATCTATTCCATCAAGATCGAGATCAAGCAATCACTACCCTACAGGGAATTGGAGCCAGGGAAGCCCATTGCTACGGGATTGTGCTCCCCAACGACAGTCTCCTGAAGCGAGAATATTTTCTCTTGGTGCGATCGCCCCAGTTCTCAGCCTTTGTGATTGCCCATCGCCCCCGCTCCATGCAATCTCCTAAACCGGAGGAGCCTTTTAGTCTGAGTCCAGAAACTGGGGAAGATGGGGAACGGAAACAGCCCTTGCTGGTAGTCTCTTCCCTCAACCCCCAGACAGTACAGCAGATCCTAGACCACTTCCAACAGCGGCTTTTAGCGTTGAGTCCTCTGCCAACGGTGATCACGGCTAGGGGAGATACGATCCCCATTGAGGTATTGCTAGGGGGGCAATCCTCCCCGACAACAGACTTTGTAGGTACAACTGCGGTGCTGGATCACCTGTGGGCTACCCAAATCAAACGACAGGAGGAAGTTTGGCATCGAGCAGCTACCTATCGCAGGCAAGCGGAGGCCGCCGAGACGCTCCATCTGCAAAATGAATCCCTGCTAAGTGCCATCCGCCTCAAAGATGAATTTTTGAATAATGTCGGTCAGGAGTTGCGGACCCCCCTGACCAATATGAAGACAGCCTTGACCCTGCTGAGTTCTTCCCATCTCAAGCCAGCGCAACGGCAGCGCTACACGGAACTCCTGCAACAGGAGTGCGATCGCCAAAGTTCTCTGATTACCAGCCTGCTGGATTTAGTCCAACTGCATCAAGTGTCCGATCTGACGACGCTCCAGCCCCTCAACCTGATTGATATTGTGCCAGGTGTGGTCAGTACTTACCAACCCTTGGCTCAAGAAAAAGGAATCATGTTGGCCTATACAATTCCCCCTAATTTGCCAACCGTTGCCTGTCTCAGTCCTTGGCTGAAACAAATTGTGATTAACTTGCTGCATAACTGTATTAAATTTACAGAGAAAGAAGGGCAGGTATGGGTACAGGCCAAACAGCAGGGAGATTATATTCAGTTAGAATTCCGGGACAGTGGCATTGGCATTCCAGGGGCGGAGATTCCTAAAATCTTTGATCGTTTCTATCGCGTCCGCCAGCCCAACGGTGAAGAGCGGGCGGGTTCGGGTCTGGGCTTAACGATTGTGCAGCAAATTCTCTGGCGCTGTGGTGGCTCTGTTTCGGTCAAGAGCAAGTTGGGTGAAGGATCGACGTTTAATGTCTTACTGCCCATCTATCACCCCGTAGGTCTGGAGTAA
- a CDS encoding DUF4384 domain-containing protein, translating into MAARRLVPQLQTLLAAKLLRLLTNGSSSRLGVKVTLEMVAPQSRILVEQATLRSPWPLPDQAANAPLPKANLGKVSAPNTSMSELLTLPVGSHVQYRVQNYGDRPIYLLLFDINSLTGSIALYSVARGNGLDLPEGQIRFNQPVVAPGTTLIFPQPSPDLAWVIRGPTGLRELQLICSHTPLTHTLTAALLSQGEIQMHGTPLLHPLEIAQATCQDLHQASLPLLPILEVASNAKSNPSGTEEPYSLDVNAWASFNFVYQVV; encoded by the coding sequence GTGGCAGCCCGTCGCTTGGTGCCCCAGTTGCAAACCCTTTTAGCAGCTAAGCTCCTGCGGCTTCTGACCAACGGTAGCTCTTCACGACTGGGCGTGAAAGTCACCCTAGAGATGGTGGCTCCCCAATCCCGGATTCTCGTCGAGCAGGCGACCCTCCGATCTCCTTGGCCGCTGCCCGACCAGGCCGCCAATGCCCCCCTTCCTAAGGCCAACCTTGGAAAAGTCAGTGCTCCTAATACCTCAATGTCGGAGCTATTAACCTTACCCGTTGGCAGCCATGTGCAATATCGGGTGCAGAACTATGGCGATCGCCCGATTTATCTGCTCCTGTTTGACATCAACAGTCTGACGGGTTCTATTGCCCTTTACTCCGTTGCCCGTGGAAATGGCCTCGATCTCCCGGAGGGTCAGATCCGATTCAATCAACCGGTTGTGGCTCCGGGAACCACCTTGATCTTCCCCCAACCGAGCCCAGATCTTGCCTGGGTGATCCGCGGCCCCACGGGACTGCGAGAGCTTCAACTAATCTGTAGTCACACGCCTTTGACCCACACCCTCACCGCCGCATTGCTGTCCCAAGGAGAGATCCAGATGCATGGCACTCCGCTGTTACATCCCTTAGAAATTGCCCAAGCTACCTGCCAAGATCTGCACCAAGCCAGCTTGCCCCTGCTCCCGATCCTGGAGGTTGCCAGCAATGCTAAGAGTAACCCCAGTGGGACAGAGGAACCCTATAGTCTCGATGTGAATGCCTGGGCTAGTTTTAATTTTGTCTATCAGGTGGTTTAG
- a CDS encoding caspase family protein, which yields MLVGINQYPGVLDAHGETVHSALNGCLTDVELQRELLVHRFGFQPGDILTLTDHQATHQNIESALLSHLLDQSRPGDVVVFHFSGYGNRTRVNPGAGSSGVPGLDAPIPALAPSAEGGQNSLVPIDGLLLTEEGLQANTLLESTLGLWVRSLPTDLVTVVLDTSYLYAGALPEGNLQVRSHPAPDVGWVSAAEIRFQEQLVSRLPLGRTQGMGTRQLRPLPGVIFHGATVSDSLGAGMATAPNPAGAKAFEAEWNGFSAGVFTYALTQQLWQTTPATTLKFIFQRTISTVAPWVGTDQQPQLSGSKGRDPLLLADYLGSASAGAEGVVTSVEDNGQAGQAWLAGLPMTVVDCYGINSLLTVVTRDNSVEMPVPLTLLQAQVRAREGLSARIKLVNAGTGDAPRLQVGQWVQESVRMLPRHLGLAIALDSSLERIERVDATSAFASIPYVTSLVSADQPADYRFGRGQDPTTLQLQVAALPATAIASTVLSDLSLPQSGYGLFSPGQGAIPSTLGGEGRSH from the coding sequence TTGCTAGTAGGGATTAATCAGTATCCGGGAGTTTTGGATGCCCACGGTGAGACGGTTCATTCCGCCCTGAATGGCTGTCTCACGGATGTCGAGCTGCAACGCGAGTTACTGGTGCATCGCTTTGGCTTTCAACCCGGTGATATTCTCACCCTGACGGATCATCAAGCAACCCACCAGAATATTGAATCGGCATTGCTATCCCACCTGCTCGACCAAAGTCGTCCTGGTGATGTCGTAGTTTTTCATTTCAGTGGCTATGGGAATCGTACACGGGTCAATCCTGGGGCTGGCAGTTCCGGTGTCCCTGGCCTTGATGCTCCTATTCCGGCTCTTGCTCCTAGTGCGGAAGGAGGGCAAAATAGCCTAGTTCCGATTGACGGTCTCTTGTTGACTGAGGAAGGGTTACAGGCTAATACGCTACTGGAATCAACCCTGGGGCTATGGGTGCGATCGCTGCCTACGGATCTAGTCACCGTAGTTTTAGACACAAGTTATCTCTATGCAGGAGCCTTACCTGAGGGAAATCTCCAGGTGAGATCCCATCCAGCGCCTGACGTGGGTTGGGTCAGTGCGGCTGAAATTAGATTTCAAGAACAATTGGTGTCGCGATTGCCCCTTGGCCGCACCCAGGGGATGGGTACAAGGCAGTTGAGACCCCTGCCGGGGGTAATTTTCCATGGAGCCACTGTCTCCGATTCACTGGGGGCAGGAATGGCCACTGCTCCCAACCCTGCTGGCGCTAAAGCCTTTGAAGCAGAGTGGAATGGCTTCAGTGCGGGCGTGTTTACCTATGCTCTCACTCAACAGCTCTGGCAAACGACTCCGGCTACCACGTTGAAATTTATTTTCCAGCGAACGATCTCGACGGTTGCCCCTTGGGTAGGAACCGATCAGCAACCCCAACTGTCTGGGAGCAAGGGCCGAGATCCATTACTGCTGGCTGACTATTTAGGGTCTGCATCCGCAGGGGCGGAGGGTGTGGTGACCAGTGTTGAAGATAACGGTCAAGCTGGTCAGGCATGGCTGGCGGGCTTACCGATGACCGTGGTGGACTGTTACGGGATCAATTCGCTGTTGACCGTGGTCACCCGAGACAACTCGGTGGAAATGCCCGTACCGCTAACCCTGCTCCAAGCCCAGGTTCGGGCGCGGGAGGGGTTGAGTGCCCGAATCAAGCTGGTAAATGCTGGAACCGGGGATGCTCCCCGGTTGCAAGTTGGGCAATGGGTGCAGGAGTCGGTGCGGATGCTACCTCGCCACCTGGGGTTGGCGATCGCCCTGGACAGCAGCCTAGAGCGGATTGAACGGGTAGATGCCACGAGTGCCTTTGCCAGCATCCCTTACGTCACGTCCTTGGTGAGTGCCGATCAGCCCGCAGACTATCGCTTCGGGCGCGGCCAAGATCCAACGACGCTCCAACTCCAAGTGGCTGCCTTGCCCGCCACGGCGATCGCCAGTACGGTCTTGAGTGATCTTTCCTTGCCTCAAAGTGGCTATGGGCTGTTCTCTCCGGGACAGGGAGCCATTCCCAGTACCCTGGGGGGAGAAGGGAGAAGCCATTAA